DNA from Amorphoplanes friuliensis DSM 7358:
GGCCGCCGGATCGAGCAGCGTCAGCACGTCCTGCAGCGGGTCCATGGCGATCCCTGTCTGGACGATGGCTAACAAATCGTGGACCGCCAACGATACACAGTCCAGAACTGGCGACTTACCGTTCGGATATGACTCAGACATCACCCTTCACCGCCCGGACCACCGCCCAGGAGATCCTGGCCGGTGCCGACCTCACCGGCCGGCGGATCCTGGTCACCGGGGGCGGTTCCGGTCTCGGGGCCGAGACGGTACGCGTGCTCGCCGCCGCCGGTGCGGACGTGACCCTCGGCGTCCGCGACCCGGCCACGGCGAAGTCCCTGGGGGTGCCGCCGCTCGACCTGGCGGACCTGGACTCCGTCGCCGCGTTCGCCCGCTGGTGGCGAGGTCCGCTGCACGCGCTCGTCGCCAACGCCGGTGTCATGGCCGTCCCCGAGCGCAGGCTCACCGCCCAGGGCTGGGAGCTCCAGCTCGCCACCAACCACCTCGGCCACTTCGCGCTGGCCACCGCCCTGCACGACAACCTGCGCGAGGCCGGCGCGGCGCGGCTCGTGGTGGTCAGCTCCGGCGCCCACCGCGACGTGCCGTTCGACTTTGCCGACCCGCAGTTCGCGCGGCGGCCGTACGACCGGTGGGTCGCGTACGGGCAGTCGAAAACCGCGGACGTGCTGCTGGCCGTGGGCGCGGCGCGGCGGTGGGCGGCCGACGGCATCACCGCCAACGCCGTCAACCCGGGCTGGATCATGACCGGGCTGCAGCGGCACGTCGACGACACGACGATGAAGGCCATGGGGGCGATGGACGAGCACGGCGTGATCATCGAGCAGCCGTATTCGAAGAACCTGGCCGAGGGCGCCTCGACCTCCGTCCTGCTGGCCGGCTCACCGCTGGTCGCGGGGGTCACCGGTCAGTACTTCGAGGACAACCACATCGGTGGCGGTGCCGCTCACGCCCTCGACCCGGAAGCGGCCGACCGCCTGTGGGAGCTGGCGGCGGCAGCCGTCTCATGAGGGGGCGGGTTCACGGTCGGGCAGGAGCAGCAGGACGGACAGGACGAGGACGCCGCCCAGCGCCACCATGTTCCCGACCCGGTCGATCACCGGGAAGGCCTGCAGGTGCAGGGCGTGCCAGAGGAAGTGCTCGGCGTTGAACACCAGCCAGGCGCCGCCGGTCACCCGCACGGCGGCCACGGTCGGCCGGCGCCAGGTCCACACGCTGAGCACCAGCAGAGCCAGGTAGAGGCCGCCGACGTCACGGATCAGGTGCTCGTTGTACGGGCCGAGGGTGGAGACCCAGTTGCGCCCGGGGGAGGGGAAGTCGCTGTAGAACGACTCCGGGAACGCGGCGGCCCAGATGCCGACCACGGCGGCGGAGACGGCCAGCAGGGCCACGACAAGACGCTTGAAACGAAGGCTCATGCCGGCAGGACGCGGCAGCAGTGGCGAACGTGACACTTCGTTTACCGGTCGGGGCGCGGGGCATCCCCACGATCCGTTCCGGCGGTGAGGGAGGTACGCGGTGCGACTGCGGCGTAGTGACTTGACCGGACCGGGCCTGAGCCGGCGGCGTTCCGGGAAAGGCTTTCGCTATCTGGGTCCGGACGGACAGGCCGTCAAGGACGCCGGGACCCTCGACCGGATCAAGGCGCTGGTCATCCCACCGGCCTGGGAAGAAGTCTGGATCAGCCCCGACCCGCAGGGTCACATCCAGGCCACCGGCAAGGACGCCGCCGGGCGCAAGCAGTACCTCTACCACCGGGTCTGGCGCAGCACCCAGGACGAGGCGAAGTTCGATCATGCCCTGGAGGTCGCCGGGCACCTGCCCGAGCTGCGGTCCCGGCTCTGCACCGACCTCAGCGGCCGGGGCCTGACCCGCGCACGGGTGCTGGCCGCCGTCGTCCGCCTCCTCGACATGGGCATGTTCCGGGTCGGCAGCGACCAGTACGCCCGCCGCGACGAGGACCCCTCGTACGGTCTGTCGACGCTGCTGCCCGAGCACGTCCGGGTCCGCGGCGGCTGTGTGGTGCTGGAGTTCACCGGTAAGGCGGGTGTCGAACACGCCAACCCGGTCGAGGACGGGGAGGTCTGCCAGGTGCTGCGCGACCTCAAGCGCCGCCGTCGCGGGGAGCAGCGGCTGTTCGCGTACTGGGACGGCTCGGGGCGGAGGTGGCGGGAGATCCGCGCCGACGACATCAACGACTACCTGCGGGAGGCCACCGGCGAGGAGATGACCGCCAAGGACTTCCGCACCTGGCACGGCACGCTGCGGGCCGCCGAGGAGCTCGCCGCGGCCGGCCCGCAGGAGACGAAGACCGGCCGCAAGAAGGTCGTGACGCACGCCGTCAAGGAGGTCGCCGGGCTGCTCGGCAACACACCCGCGGTCGCCCGCGCGTCGTACATCGACCCTCGCCTGATCGAGAAGTACGAGGACGGCGAGGTCACGGGTGCCTCCGAGGAGGAGGTCCTCGACCTGCTCACGGAGTGATCACGCATGAAATCGGCTTCACCGGGGAAGTCAGCCCCGTGCACAAGTGGCGAGTTCTGACCCTTCTGCTGGTTTCGGCCGGTCTGTCCGTGGCGGGTTGTGGCGCCGGCGGCGACCGTGAGAGCGCGGCGGACGCCGTGGCCGTCAGGCTGCTCACCGCCGTCGGCGCGCGTGACGGCGTCACCGCCTGCTCGGCTCTCGCTCCGGAGACCGCGTCCGAGGTTTCCCGCAACGCCGGCAAACCGTGCCCCGAGGCCGTTCTCGAGGAGGATCTCCCAGCGCCGGGCCAGGTCACCGGCACCGACGTGTACGGCCAGTGGGCCCAGGTGCGGCTCAGCGACGACACGGTCTTCCTCGCGGTGTTCCCCGACGGCTGGAAGGTCGTCGCCGCCGGCTGCACCTCGCGGGGCGAGCGGCCGTACCTCTGCGCTGTGCAGGGGAGCTGACCGATGCGAGCTCTTTTTGTCCTGCTGCTCGTGGTGGTCACGATCGGCCTGATCTACGTCGTCGCTCTGGGGCTGATGCACCGATGAAGCGCTTCGTCCGGGACAACTCCCTCGGCCTCGTCTTCGGCGTGCTGTTCCTGCTCGTGCTGGTCGGGCAGGCCCTCGCCGGTCACGCGCACTTCAACCAGGAGCAGCTCACCGAGGGACTGCCCCCGGTGTCGCTCGCCCGCTACGTCACCTCGGCCAGTTTCGGTACGGACGTCGCGGAGAACTGGCAGTCCGAGTACCTGCAGTTCTTCCTCTACATCTTCCTCACGGTCTGGCTGCTGCAGCGGGGTTCCCCGGAGTCCAAGGCGCTCGACGAGCCGGGCCTGGAGTCGGACCGGGAGCAGAAGGTCGGTGCTTTCGCCGACGACGACTCCCCGGCCTGGGCGCGGGCGCGGGGCTGGCGCCTGCACCTGTTCTCCAACTCGCTGGGCCTGGTCATGGGCGCGATCTTCCTGGCCTCGTGGTTCGCCCAGTCGGTGTCCGGGGTCGCGGCGTTCAACGAGGACCAGCTCGGCAACCTGCAGGACCCGGTCTCCTGGGGTGAGTACCTGATGGAGCCCGACTTCTGGGACCGGACCCTGCAGAACTGGCAGTCCGAGCTGCTGGCCGTCGCGTCGATGGCGATCCTCGCGATCTACCTGCGGCAGCGCGGCTCACCGCAGTCGAAACCGGTCGGCGCCCCGCACTCCGCCACCGGCATCGACGGCTGATCAGCTCGCCGGGTAAGGGCTCTTCGCAAGCAGGTGGGCCAGGTGCGCGGCGTTGGCGGCGAGGGTCTTGGTCGCGGAGCCGGTGGTGTCGGGCTTGGGCCCGGCGTCCTGGTAGTCGACCGAACCCATCGCCTCGCCGACCCAGTAGGTGCCGGAGTTGGCGGCGATGGTGAAGCCGGTGTCGTTGAGGCCCTGGAGGACCTCGGCGACGACGTGGTGAGCGCCGTCCTCGTTGCCGACGACGGCGACGGCGGCGACCTTGCCGAAGGTGAGCAGGCGTCCCTCGTCGTCGGTCTCGGACAGCTCGGCGTCCAGGCGCTCCAGGACCATCTTGCAGACGCTGGACGGCTGACCCATCCAGATCGGCGTGGCGATCACCAGGAGCTG
Protein-coding regions in this window:
- a CDS encoding flavodoxin family protein: MTLQALVLGCSLKPSPAPSSSELLGREVLTALADHDVTGEVIRVVDRNVKFGVSIDEGDGDGWPEIRAKILAAQLLVIATPIWMGQPSSVCKMVLERLDAELSETDDEGRLLTFGKVAAVAVVGNEDGAHHVVAEVLQGLNDTGFTIAANSGTYWVGEAMGSVDYQDAGPKPDTTGSATKTLAANAAHLAHLLAKSPYPAS
- a CDS encoding DNA topoisomerase IB; protein product: MRLRRSDLTGPGLSRRRSGKGFRYLGPDGQAVKDAGTLDRIKALVIPPAWEEVWISPDPQGHIQATGKDAAGRKQYLYHRVWRSTQDEAKFDHALEVAGHLPELRSRLCTDLSGRGLTRARVLAAVVRLLDMGMFRVGSDQYARRDEDPSYGLSTLLPEHVRVRGGCVVLEFTGKAGVEHANPVEDGEVCQVLRDLKRRRRGEQRLFAYWDGSGRRWREIRADDINDYLREATGEEMTAKDFRTWHGTLRAAEELAAAGPQETKTGRKKVVTHAVKEVAGLLGNTPAVARASYIDPRLIEKYEDGEVTGASEEEVLDLLTE
- a CDS encoding DUF6766 family protein, which produces MKRFVRDNSLGLVFGVLFLLVLVGQALAGHAHFNQEQLTEGLPPVSLARYVTSASFGTDVAENWQSEYLQFFLYIFLTVWLLQRGSPESKALDEPGLESDREQKVGAFADDDSPAWARARGWRLHLFSNSLGLVMGAIFLASWFAQSVSGVAAFNEDQLGNLQDPVSWGEYLMEPDFWDRTLQNWQSELLAVASMAILAIYLRQRGSPQSKPVGAPHSATGIDG
- a CDS encoding DUF4345 family protein — translated: MSLRFKRLVVALLAVSAAVVGIWAAAFPESFYSDFPSPGRNWVSTLGPYNEHLIRDVGGLYLALLVLSVWTWRRPTVAAVRVTGGAWLVFNAEHFLWHALHLQAFPVIDRVGNMVALGGVLVLSVLLLLPDREPAPS
- a CDS encoding SDR family NAD(P)-dependent oxidoreductase codes for the protein MTQTSPFTARTTAQEILAGADLTGRRILVTGGGSGLGAETVRVLAAAGADVTLGVRDPATAKSLGVPPLDLADLDSVAAFARWWRGPLHALVANAGVMAVPERRLTAQGWELQLATNHLGHFALATALHDNLREAGAARLVVVSSGAHRDVPFDFADPQFARRPYDRWVAYGQSKTADVLLAVGAARRWAADGITANAVNPGWIMTGLQRHVDDTTMKAMGAMDEHGVIIEQPYSKNLAEGASTSVLLAGSPLVAGVTGQYFEDNHIGGGAAHALDPEAADRLWELAAAAVS